One Candidatus Hydrogenedens sp. genomic window, CAAGTCGGAAAAGGAATAGAATATGCCATTCAAATTTTAAGAAACTATGGACTTGAATTAGCACCTCGTTTTACATTGCTATTAAAAGCATTGGCAACTATCGAAAGCGTCGGACGACAATTAGACCCAGAACTCAATTTTGTCTCCATTATTCAGCCTTATCTTGAACGATTTATCCTTTCAAAATATGAACTACCAAATTTAAGAAGAGAACTTAATCAATATGTAAATACATTACTTCGCTTTATAGTTGAAGTCCCTGATGATTTGCGAAATATTGTGTCGCAAGTCCGAGCAGGTGAGATTAAAATTCATATTCATCATGAATATCTCGAAAAATTAGCTAATATTATCGATAGTTCCTCAAACCGTATATCAGTTAGCCTGATTGTCTCTGCACTCATTGTCGGTTCAAGTTTATTAGTCACAACCTCCGCAAGCACCAAAAATTTAGGTACTATTGGATTTGCCCTTGCTGGAATACTCGGAATTTATCTAATCATCTCAATGTTGTTTTCAAAAAAACTATAAGAAAATTTAGCAATATGGCTAAACTAAAAATTGTAAATAACGCTAAAATTAATCTGTATCTTGATGTTATAGGAAAATTCCCAGATGGATACCATAAAATTGAGTCTATTTTCCAAACAGTCAATTTAACGGACACCTTAATCTTTAAAGAAATTCCAAAAGGAATTCAGGTTATTACAAACAACCCTTTTTTACCTACGGATGAAAGAAATATTATTTATAAAACAATTGAAATGGTAAAAAAACGTACAAATATAAAAACAGGAATCCAGGTCCAGCTTCAGAAAAACATACCAATTTGTGCAGGCCTCGGGGGTGGTTCTGGAAATTCAGCAGGCACATTAAGTGCATTAAATAGTTTATGGAACTTAGGTTGGGATGAACTTCAATTACGAAATATCGCAGAAAGATTGGGTTCCGATGTACCATATTTCGTGACAGGAGGGACACAGGCTGTGACTGGAAAAGGTGAAATACTTCACCCACTACCAAATATCAACGACCAATGGTTGGTTCTAATACACCCCAATATCCCGCTTTCCACAGCAAAAGTCTACCAACACCCTGCTTTATCTTTCCGAACTCATTT contains:
- the ispE gene encoding 4-(cytidine 5'-diphospho)-2-C-methyl-D-erythritol kinase → MAKLKIVNNAKINLYLDVIGKFPDGYHKIESIFQTVNLTDTLIFKEIPKGIQVITNNPFLPTDERNIIYKTIEMVKKRTNIKTGIQVQLQKNIPICAGLGGGSGNSAGTLSALNSLWNLGWDELQLRNIAERLGSDVPYFVTGGTQAVTGKGEILHPLPNINDQWLVLIHPNIPLSTAKVYQHPALSFRTHLDKNKKFTLPFIKAIVKLQKREWEHVIYNRLEVPAFKIAPQLECIKTKIKKWGYPYVGMSGSGSTFFVLVESKEQGEKLIEKVKLKANLVKTEPFGIKIN